In Colwellia sp. M166, a genomic segment contains:
- a CDS encoding serine hydrolase has translation MSRSIGYNTAKFMKASVLSLSLLVGLTSSLVQADEIDDFLRAEMLERKIPGLQLAVVKNGKIIKTASYGLANIQDAVAVDDDTVFSINSITKAFTGVAVMQLVEQGKLELSAKISKYLADLPVEWHNVTVKQLLTHTSGLPDIMNGDTGKLISNEGAKASWELVKQRPLDFAANSQFSYNQTNYLLIGKIIDSVSGQNFIDYITQNQLRKAGMKRTEEAGFSNLHDVIAHSARRYTYYYGAGEIANVKAIDFPEFLRTAAGMSSSAKEIATWVIALQNGELLSKPSSIETLWTPAVLTNGKTKGFNNLLNGYALGWPVVARHEHPAVAPSGGNRAAFFVYPEDDLSIVVLTNLMGGLPSLFIDEIAGFYIPQMKAENGFGLPPAIKTLWKSLESKGYEQAVQVVKELQKTHQLKLEEDELNTWGYKLIEQKKKKQALAIFKLNTYLFPLSANTHDSLAETYWLLGDTDKAVEHYKKVLGLKPDNKYAKKQLKKLKKT, from the coding sequence ATGAGCAGGTCAATTGGTTATAATACAGCAAAGTTTATGAAAGCTAGTGTACTTTCACTAAGTCTATTAGTGGGGCTAACAAGTAGTTTGGTACAGGCCGACGAAATAGACGATTTTCTGCGTGCTGAAATGCTCGAAAGAAAAATTCCAGGTTTACAACTGGCTGTTGTTAAAAATGGAAAAATAATTAAAACCGCCAGTTATGGACTCGCTAACATTCAAGATGCTGTTGCGGTAGACGATGACACGGTATTTTCGATTAACTCAATTACTAAAGCATTTACCGGTGTCGCGGTAATGCAATTGGTTGAACAAGGTAAACTTGAACTATCAGCCAAAATCTCTAAATATTTAGCAGATTTACCCGTTGAGTGGCATAACGTCACAGTAAAACAGTTATTGACCCATACTTCAGGGCTTCCAGATATTATGAACGGTGACACGGGTAAGTTAATTTCTAATGAGGGTGCAAAGGCGTCATGGGAGTTGGTTAAACAACGACCGCTAGATTTTGCAGCCAATAGCCAGTTTAGTTATAACCAAACGAATTATTTGCTGATAGGTAAAATTATCGACAGTGTGAGTGGTCAAAATTTTATTGACTATATAACGCAAAATCAATTACGCAAAGCAGGCATGAAAAGAACTGAAGAAGCTGGTTTTTCAAACCTTCATGACGTTATAGCGCACTCGGCGCGTCGTTATACTTATTATTATGGAGCGGGGGAAATTGCTAACGTAAAAGCGATTGACTTCCCTGAGTTTCTTCGTACTGCGGCAGGCATGAGTTCTAGCGCTAAAGAAATTGCTACTTGGGTAATTGCCTTACAAAACGGAGAACTCTTAAGTAAGCCTTCAAGTATCGAGACTCTATGGACACCAGCGGTACTCACTAACGGTAAAACAAAAGGTTTTAATAATTTGTTAAATGGTTATGCATTAGGATGGCCTGTAGTTGCTAGGCATGAACATCCAGCTGTTGCGCCTTCAGGAGGGAATCGTGCCGCATTTTTTGTTTACCCAGAAGATGATCTGTCTATTGTGGTACTCACCAATTTAATGGGCGGCCTTCCATCACTCTTTATCGATGAAATTGCCGGTTTTTATATTCCTCAAATGAAAGCGGAAAATGGTTTTGGTTTGCCTCCTGCCATAAAAACACTCTGGAAGTCTTTAGAGTCAAAAGGATATGAACAGGCGGTTCAGGTTGTGAAAGAGTTGCAGAAGACTCATCAACTAAAGCTTGAAGAGGACGAGTTAAATACCTGGGGTTATAAACTGATTGAGCAAAAGAAGAAAAAACAAGCGCTAGCCATTTTTAAATTGAATACCTATCTGTTCCCCTTAAGTGCTAATACACACGATAGCTTGGCGGAAACTTATTGGTTGTTAGGTGATACAGATAAAGCAGTTGAGCATTATAAAAAAGTACTTGGGTTAAAGCCGGATAATAAATACGCTAAAAAACAATTAAAAAAGCTTAAAAAAACCTAA
- a CDS encoding glutathione S-transferase family protein: MIKFYFHPTPNPMKVALCLEELALPYELIPVDTLKGQQHTAEYRVMNPNGKAPTIVDNGKRVFDSNAILMYLSEKTGLLAGKTEDRSEMLSWLMFLATGLAPFSGQSVHFRHAAPEQVPYAINRYLFEAKRHYEVLEIHLEGREYIVGDEYSIADISAWGWIDKATVVLGEDGLASYPNLKRWFESINTRPAVEKARNIAKDIAFKSDFDDEAARALYPQNFTE, encoded by the coding sequence ATGATTAAATTTTATTTTCACCCAACACCAAATCCAATGAAAGTTGCTCTGTGCTTAGAAGAGTTAGCCTTGCCTTACGAGTTGATACCTGTAGACACCTTAAAAGGGCAGCAACATACAGCTGAATATCGGGTAATGAATCCAAATGGTAAAGCACCAACAATTGTCGATAATGGCAAGAGAGTATTCGATTCTAATGCTATTTTAATGTACTTGTCTGAAAAAACAGGATTATTGGCAGGTAAAACAGAAGATCGTAGTGAAATGCTTTCATGGTTAATGTTTTTAGCTACAGGTTTAGCACCATTTTCTGGTCAATCAGTACATTTTAGACACGCAGCTCCTGAACAAGTACCTTATGCTATTAATCGCTACTTATTTGAAGCTAAACGCCATTATGAAGTGTTAGAAATACATCTGGAAGGGCGTGAATATATTGTCGGCGATGAATATTCAATTGCTGATATTTCTGCTTGGGGCTGGATTGATAAAGCAACCGTAGTGTTAGGTGAAGATGGTTTAGCAAGTTATCCAAATTTAAAACGTTGGTTTGAGAGTATTAATACTCGACCTGCAGTGGAAAAAGCACGAAACATTGCCAAAGATATAGCATTTAAATCAGATTTTGATGATGAAGCTGCCCGCGCACTTTATCCGCAAAACTTCACCGAATAA
- a CDS encoding TetR/AcrR family transcriptional regulator, translated as MSTKAKFDRAEVIEKAKNLYWEKGYHATSMRNLQDVIDMRPGSIYAAFGSKDNLFKEALNCYAQESTEHLANCIAAESKVLEGLKLFINSVAICNGDSAPNGMCMIVKSIAELTQNDSPELLAVAKTILVNVEASFTDIFRQAISNGEIKTDKDPAELARFFQIQLIGLKTYAQIANNSSVIEKFIDDIFNQLQD; from the coding sequence ATGAGTACGAAAGCAAAATTTGATCGCGCAGAGGTGATTGAAAAAGCCAAGAACCTTTATTGGGAAAAAGGCTATCACGCCACATCAATGAGAAACCTACAAGATGTTATCGATATGCGTCCTGGTAGCATTTATGCGGCTTTTGGAAGTAAAGATAACTTATTTAAAGAAGCTTTAAATTGTTACGCTCAAGAAAGCACTGAGCATCTTGCTAACTGCATTGCAGCAGAATCTAAAGTACTGGAAGGGCTTAAATTATTCATAAATAGCGTAGCAATATGCAATGGAGATTCAGCGCCAAATGGTATGTGCATGATCGTTAAAAGTATTGCAGAATTGACACAAAACGATAGTCCTGAGTTACTTGCCGTAGCAAAAACAATTTTAGTCAACGTAGAGGCGTCGTTTACTGATATATTTCGTCAAGCCATCAGTAACGGTGAAATCAAAACAGATAAAGATCCCGCAGAATTAGCCCGTTTTTTTCAAATTCAGCTTATTGGTTTGAAAACCTATGCGCAAATTGCAAATAATAGCTCAGTAATAGAAAAATTTATTGATGATATTTTTAATCAATTACAAGATTAA
- the yghU gene encoding glutathione-dependent disulfide-bond oxidoreductase — protein MKEQYTPPTIWTHDAESGGKWASINRPVSGATHTKILPVGEHALQLYSMGTPNGQKITIMLEELLALGKSAEYDAHMIKITEGDQFSSGFVDINPNSKIPALVDHTPDGAETVFESASILVYLAEKFSALLPEKSTQRTQVMNWLFWLHGSAPYLGGGFGHFYAYAPEKFEYAIDRFTMETKRQLDVLDKQLAKHEFIAGDEYSIADIATWPWYGNLILGKLYDAKDFLQVADYNHIQRWAKAMLARPAVQRGCIVNRTWGEAWEQLENRHSAEDIDNVLALKPV, from the coding sequence ATGAAAGAACAATATACACCCCCTACAATATGGACTCATGACGCTGAAAGCGGTGGTAAATGGGCAAGTATTAATCGCCCAGTTTCTGGTGCTACACATACCAAAATACTCCCTGTTGGTGAACATGCTTTGCAGTTATACTCAATGGGTACACCCAATGGGCAAAAAATCACTATCATGTTAGAAGAACTACTTGCCCTTGGTAAATCTGCTGAATATGATGCCCATATGATTAAAATTACTGAAGGTGATCAGTTTTCATCAGGCTTTGTTGATATTAATCCTAACTCTAAAATTCCTGCTTTGGTTGATCATACCCCTGATGGCGCTGAGACTGTATTTGAATCTGCGTCAATTTTAGTTTATTTAGCCGAGAAATTTTCAGCCTTATTACCTGAAAAAAGTACTCAGCGTACACAAGTGATGAATTGGTTATTTTGGTTACACGGCTCTGCTCCTTATTTAGGGGGCGGTTTTGGCCATTTCTACGCTTATGCACCAGAAAAATTTGAATATGCTATTGATCGTTTTACCATGGAAACAAAACGCCAATTAGATGTATTGGACAAACAGTTAGCTAAGCATGAATTTATTGCCGGTGACGAATATAGCATTGCCGATATAGCCACTTGGCCTTGGTATGGTAATTTAATTTTAGGTAAGCTTTACGATGCAAAAGATTTTCTACAAGTTGCAGACTATAACCATATTCAACGTTGGGCTAAAGCTATGCTAGCTAGACCGGCTGTGCAACGTGGTTGCATTGTTAATCGAACCTGGGGAGAAGCTTGGGAACAGCTTGAAAATCGCCATAGCGCTGAAGATATCGATAACGTTTTAGCGCTTAAACCAGTTTAG
- a CDS encoding SulP family inorganic anion transporter, translating into MFAGRFNHISFKGDIFGGVTTAIISLPLALAFGVASGAGAEAGLWGAILVGLFAALFGGSTSLISEPTGPMTVIMTAVLTSMMAKYPESGMAMAFTVVMMAGAFQILIGTLKLGKYVTLMPYSVVSGFMSGIGVILIILQLSPLLGQAAPAGGVLGTISALPNILSNINFSELLLGILTLAVLFFFPKHYRKYVPPQLVALVAITLLSVIFFDTDSIRRIGEIPAGLPSIVIPHFNADMFMTMIVDALVLGTLGCIDTLLTAVIGDSLTRTEHDSDKELRGQGLANMISGLFGALPGAGATMGTVTNIQVGARSPLSGIVRALVLALVVLIAGGLTEPIPMAVLAGIAVYVGFNILDWSFIQRAHKVSLQGMMIMYGVMLLTVFVDLIVAVGLGVFISNIIIIEQLSREQARQVKAISDNDQDVVPLTDSERVLLDRANGKVLFFYLSGPMIFSVSKAISRQHSRVGDYQAMILDLTDVPMFDVTVGLALENAIKDAQEANCAVFLLCPNQQTRQQLAKFELLDRVPKENVYDFRHEALLASLAYVESLSSDVS; encoded by the coding sequence TTGTTTGCTGGTCGCTTTAATCATATAAGTTTTAAAGGTGATATATTTGGTGGTGTCACAACAGCAATTATATCTTTACCTTTAGCACTCGCTTTTGGTGTTGCCTCTGGCGCAGGTGCTGAAGCCGGGCTTTGGGGCGCCATTTTAGTTGGCCTTTTTGCGGCTTTATTTGGTGGTTCAACCTCGTTAATATCTGAGCCTACGGGTCCAATGACCGTGATCATGACGGCGGTTCTCACCAGTATGATGGCAAAATACCCAGAATCAGGTATGGCGATGGCCTTTACCGTTGTGATGATGGCGGGGGCTTTTCAAATTTTAATTGGTACGCTCAAACTTGGCAAATATGTCACTTTAATGCCATACAGTGTGGTTTCTGGCTTTATGTCAGGTATTGGGGTTATTTTAATTATTTTGCAGTTATCACCACTGTTAGGACAAGCGGCTCCGGCCGGCGGTGTTTTAGGCACTATTTCAGCGCTACCTAATATTTTATCGAATATTAATTTTAGCGAGTTACTATTGGGTATTTTAACGCTAGCGGTGTTGTTCTTTTTCCCAAAACACTATCGTAAATATGTGCCTCCTCAGTTGGTAGCGCTCGTTGCCATTACCTTATTATCCGTTATATTTTTTGATACTGACAGCATACGACGTATCGGTGAAATACCCGCCGGTTTACCCTCAATTGTTATCCCACACTTTAATGCCGATATGTTTATGACCATGATTGTCGATGCACTGGTACTAGGCACATTAGGTTGTATCGATACCTTATTAACAGCGGTTATTGGTGATTCATTAACCCGAACCGAGCACGACTCAGACAAGGAGCTTCGCGGACAAGGCCTTGCTAATATGATTTCTGGTTTATTTGGCGCATTACCTGGTGCGGGTGCCACTATGGGCACAGTAACAAATATTCAGGTTGGCGCTCGTTCACCTTTATCAGGCATTGTTAGGGCGCTAGTACTTGCCTTAGTGGTGTTAATTGCGGGCGGGTTAACAGAGCCTATTCCTATGGCTGTACTAGCTGGTATTGCAGTTTATGTCGGTTTTAATATTTTAGATTGGAGTTTTATACAACGCGCACATAAAGTCAGCTTACAAGGCATGATGATCATGTACGGCGTAATGCTACTTACCGTGTTTGTTGACTTAATTGTTGCAGTAGGGCTTGGCGTATTTATTTCTAATATCATTATTATCGAGCAATTAAGTAGAGAGCAAGCAAGACAAGTAAAAGCCATTAGTGATAACGATCAAGATGTTGTGCCATTAACAGACAGTGAACGTGTGTTACTTGATAGAGCCAATGGCAAGGTGTTGTTTTTCTATTTATCAGGACCAATGATTTTTAGTGTTTCAAAAGCTATTTCTCGTCAACATAGCCGTGTAGGTGACTACCAAGCTATGATACTAGATTTAACCGATGTACCTATGTTTGACGTTACCGTAGGCTTAGCACTTGAAAATGCGATTAAAGATGCGCAAGAAGCAAACTGCGCTGTATTCTTACTTTGTCCGAATCAACAAACTCGACAACAATTGGCTAAATTCGAATTATTAGACAGAGTACCTAAGGAAAACGTTTATGATTTTCGTCATGAAGCACTTTTAGCATCATTAGCCTATGTTGAAAGTCTCTCGAGTGATGTGAGTTAA
- a CDS encoding pirin family protein, whose protein sequence is MKYIRKSADRGKANFGWLDSKHSFSFGNYYDKKHMGVSVLRVINDDMVMPGKGFGEHGHRDMEIISYVIEGALQHEDSTGNSYKVPAGDVQRMSAGRGVMHSEFNASKKDKVKFLQIWIQPNITGIKPSYQQKSIRQKGQLTSLVNPNGDNGALSINQDASLSRLVLKKGEDITFNTKQRIGYLHIIKGQLKANTEQFSAGDGFAVEAEQVLEINAHSGVEALWFDLPIV, encoded by the coding sequence ATGAAATATATTAGAAAGTCAGCAGATCGAGGCAAAGCAAATTTTGGCTGGTTAGATAGCAAACATAGTTTTTCGTTTGGTAATTACTACGACAAAAAACATATGGGTGTTTCGGTGTTACGGGTAATCAACGATGACATGGTTATGCCAGGTAAAGGTTTTGGTGAACATGGTCACCGCGATATGGAAATTATTTCCTATGTTATCGAAGGCGCGCTACAACACGAAGATAGTACTGGAAACAGCTATAAAGTACCTGCCGGTGACGTGCAGCGTATGAGTGCTGGTCGTGGTGTAATGCACTCTGAGTTTAATGCTTCAAAAAAAGATAAAGTAAAATTTTTGCAAATTTGGATACAACCTAATATCACCGGCATTAAACCGAGTTATCAGCAAAAGAGTATTCGCCAAAAAGGTCAATTAACCTCATTAGTTAACCCTAATGGTGATAACGGCGCTTTGTCAATCAACCAAGATGCAAGCTTGTCACGTTTAGTGTTGAAAAAAGGTGAAGATATTACCTTTAACACCAAACAACGTATTGGCTATTTACATATCATTAAAGGCCAATTAAAAGCTAACACTGAACAATTTTCAGCCGGTGATGGCTTTGCGGTTGAAGCCGAACAAGTACTAGAAATAAATGCACACTCAGGTGTTGAAGCGCTATGGTTTGATTTACCCATCGTTTAA
- a CDS encoding YoaK family protein, with product MISKLPRWVEYGSFLLALIAGLVNAIGLLGFKHQSISHLSGTATLIGTGMFNSTASDVLHLSIVIVSFVIGAAISGYFLRNGALKLGRNYSGLLYVEVIFLLGATYFLTNDSLNGHYLASAACGLQNALASTFSGAIIRTTHVTGIFTDLGIMLGAKLRGEVFDKRKALLLVLIITGFIMGGTSGAFFFSLYKFHALFIPAGLCLLLALSYSLYNAKVSS from the coding sequence GTGATTTCAAAATTACCTCGCTGGGTAGAATATGGTTCATTTTTGCTTGCACTCATTGCTGGGCTTGTTAATGCTATTGGCTTACTTGGGTTTAAACATCAATCTATTTCACATTTATCAGGCACAGCCACACTGATTGGCACCGGTATGTTCAATTCAACGGCCTCGGATGTACTGCATTTATCAATCGTTATTGTTAGTTTTGTTATTGGTGCTGCGATATCCGGTTATTTTTTACGTAATGGGGCTTTAAAGTTAGGCCGTAATTACAGTGGCTTACTTTATGTTGAAGTGATATTTCTTCTTGGTGCGACATACTTCTTAACCAATGACTCTCTTAACGGCCATTACTTAGCTTCAGCAGCTTGTGGACTTCAAAATGCACTTGCGAGCACCTTTAGTGGCGCTATTATCAGAACCACTCATGTTACCGGTATATTTACCGACTTAGGTATTATGTTAGGAGCTAAGTTGCGGGGCGAAGTGTTTGATAAACGCAAAGCACTGTTGTTAGTTTTGATTATTACCGGTTTTATCATGGGCGGTACTTCAGGCGCATTCTTTTTTAGCCTTTATAAATTCCACGCGTTATTTATTCCTGCGGGCTTATGTTTGTTATTGGCTTTATCGTATTCACTCTACAATGCCAAGGTCAGCAGTTAA
- a CDS encoding LysR family transcriptional regulator, protein MLRISLEQWRMFHAVVEFGGFNQASQGVHKSQSSIHNAVSKIEESLDVKLFKIVGRKTVLTEAGQLMLQRADYLLAEARKIEAIGHTLSQGIETKLKVAVDEIFPRSVLYQVLENVSVQYPLLQIELIETILSGASELLGKDDVEIAISPISLGAGFSESLCYITFNAVASPTHPLHKLKRKLSLEDLKSYRQIVVRDSAQLNKDNKVSEGWLEANQRWTVSHLQSSIDMICQGLGFAWLPVNLIEQHLNNKQLIPLKLNENRQRSTQLYLTFKDGDSLGPAARSFITELRLQCLNLQNT, encoded by the coding sequence ATGCTGAGGATTTCTCTAGAACAATGGCGTATGTTTCATGCGGTAGTTGAATTTGGTGGTTTTAATCAAGCATCACAAGGTGTTCATAAAAGCCAATCAAGTATTCATAATGCGGTTAGCAAAATAGAAGAGTCATTAGATGTAAAGCTATTCAAAATAGTTGGCCGAAAAACAGTATTAACAGAAGCCGGTCAATTAATGTTGCAACGGGCAGATTATTTACTAGCAGAAGCTAGGAAAATTGAAGCTATTGGCCACACCTTAAGCCAAGGCATTGAAACTAAACTAAAAGTTGCTGTTGATGAAATATTTCCTCGCTCGGTGTTATATCAAGTACTTGAAAATGTTTCCGTACAATATCCTTTACTGCAAATTGAATTAATTGAAACCATACTCAGCGGCGCTAGTGAGTTACTAGGTAAGGATGATGTTGAAATTGCTATATCACCTATTTCGCTAGGTGCTGGCTTTAGTGAAAGCTTGTGCTATATCACCTTTAACGCTGTTGCTAGCCCTACTCACCCTTTGCATAAACTTAAGCGCAAGCTCAGCTTAGAAGACCTGAAGTCTTACCGACAAATAGTGGTGCGAGATTCAGCACAGCTAAATAAAGACAACAAAGTCAGTGAAGGCTGGCTAGAAGCAAATCAGCGCTGGACAGTTAGCCATTTGCAAAGTTCAATTGACATGATTTGTCAGGGCTTAGGTTTTGCTTGGTTACCTGTTAACTTAATTGAGCAACACCTGAACAATAAGCAACTAATACCCTTAAAGTTAAATGAGAATAGACAACGCTCTACCCAACTTTATCTTACATTTAAAGATGGTGACTCACTTGGCCCTGCCGCTAGAAGTTTTATAACAGAGCTGAGGTTACAATGCCTGAACTTGCAAAACACTTAA
- a CDS encoding monovalent cation:proton antiporter-2 (CPA2) family protein — translation MLEMAVIYLAAAIVAVPIAKRLGLGSVLGYLIAGIIIGPFAFGLVGDQTDVMHFAEFGVVMMLFLVGLELQPSRLWKLRHSIMGLGGLQVLLTSSLFFVVGYFILNLRWETALAIGLMLALSSTAIVLQTLAEKGWIKQEAGQNAFSVLLFQDIAVIPILALLPLLAFTEISHVASSHSNLIEHLPVYAQVLISLATIAAIIFSGRYISAPLFRYIAETRLRELFTLFALFLVIVIAVVMQKIGLSPALGTFLAGVVLAESEFRHELEVDIEPFKGLLLGLFFITVGASIDFPLLIEQFSNVMIFVMGLIVIKALVLYALAYVFNIKSKQKLLFTLALAQGGEFAFVLLSLTSSLEILTVEQTKLTTLVVAISMLMAPLLLMFYEKIINREDNAQQAFDEPEKIEATKNVIIAGYGRFGQVIGRLLTAQGYHLSILDHSPSQIELLRRFGNKVFYGDAARKDLLEASGANEAQLLVIAIDDADKILEIATLAQKHYPGLKIVARAIDRRHAYQLMNLGITAFKRETFDSALNLGVEALALLGNEQKNAERAGRIFARHDNESLVALASLWGDDHSYGIAVRQRTADLKQVLSTDKAEQDKLNTCRNSDGSPCEDSDKNAVTTAPITN, via the coding sequence ATGTTAGAAATGGCAGTCATCTATTTAGCCGCAGCCATTGTCGCTGTGCCGATTGCAAAGCGATTAGGCTTAGGCTCTGTGCTAGGTTATCTCATTGCAGGTATTATTATTGGGCCTTTTGCCTTCGGACTTGTTGGCGATCAAACTGATGTTATGCACTTTGCTGAGTTCGGTGTGGTGATGATGTTGTTTTTAGTTGGCTTAGAGCTACAACCTTCAAGGTTATGGAAACTTAGGCATTCCATTATGGGCTTAGGTGGACTGCAAGTTTTGCTGACAAGTTCGCTATTTTTTGTTGTTGGCTATTTTATTTTAAACTTACGCTGGGAAACGGCTTTAGCTATAGGCTTAATGCTTGCGTTATCATCAACCGCAATTGTATTACAGACCTTAGCTGAAAAAGGTTGGATCAAACAAGAAGCGGGACAAAATGCTTTTTCAGTCTTGCTATTTCAAGATATTGCCGTTATTCCGATTTTAGCATTATTGCCCTTGCTAGCCTTTACTGAAATTAGCCATGTTGCCTCCAGCCATAGCAATTTAATTGAACATTTACCTGTTTACGCTCAGGTATTAATATCTTTAGCGACCATTGCCGCGATCATTTTTTCTGGTCGATATATTTCTGCACCACTTTTTCGTTATATCGCGGAAACACGCTTGCGCGAGCTGTTTACCCTTTTTGCCTTATTTTTAGTGATCGTTATTGCTGTCGTTATGCAAAAAATTGGTTTATCACCAGCACTGGGCACATTTTTAGCCGGTGTAGTATTAGCAGAAAGTGAATTCAGACATGAATTAGAAGTTGATATTGAACCTTTTAAAGGTTTATTACTTGGGTTATTTTTTATCACTGTAGGGGCATCAATCGATTTTCCGCTATTAATTGAGCAATTTAGCAACGTCATGATCTTTGTCATGGGTTTAATTGTCATTAAAGCATTGGTGTTATATGCCCTTGCTTACGTTTTTAACATTAAAAGCAAACAAAAGTTGCTGTTCACATTGGCCCTAGCGCAAGGTGGAGAGTTTGCCTTTGTTTTGCTCTCTCTCACCAGCTCACTAGAAATTCTGACTGTTGAACAAACCAAGTTAACCACCTTAGTAGTTGCTATATCTATGCTAATGGCCCCTTTACTATTGATGTTTTATGAAAAAATAATCAACCGAGAAGATAACGCACAGCAAGCCTTTGATGAACCTGAAAAAATAGAAGCCACTAAAAATGTCATCATTGCGGGTTATGGTCGTTTTGGTCAAGTTATTGGTCGTTTATTGACAGCACAAGGTTATCATTTATCAATTTTGGACCATAGCCCGAGCCAAATAGAACTATTAAGACGTTTTGGCAACAAAGTTTTTTATGGTGATGCAGCACGTAAAGACTTGCTAGAAGCGTCAGGCGCTAATGAAGCACAACTGCTAGTGATAGCAATTGATGATGCGGATAAAATACTGGAAATAGCGACACTGGCCCAAAAGCACTACCCTGGGTTAAAAATTGTCGCGCGGGCAATTGATCGTCGCCATGCCTACCAATTAATGAATCTTGGCATTACTGCTTTTAAACGCGAAACCTTTGATTCCGCGCTTAATCTAGGGGTCGAAGCTCTGGCATTGTTAGGTAATGAGCAGAAAAATGCTGAACGCGCGGGTAGAATATTCGCCCGGCATGATAACGAATCATTAGTCGCTTTAGCTAGCTTATGGGGTGATGATCACAGCTACGGTATCGCGGTAAGACAACGCACTGCAGATTTAAAACAAGTGTTAAGCACAGATAAAGCAGAGCAAGATAAGCTAAACACTTGTCGTAATAGTGACGGTAGCCCTTGTGAAGATAGTGACAAAAATGCTGTTACAACAGCGCCAATAACAAATTAA
- a CDS encoding AraC family transcriptional regulator has translation MFENIVLVVFFSYLFVATYLCSLSSGNRLSHKLLAAYLLVVVIDLSNIIFNDFYQAYPDLDMLRYNISLFMGPTLYLYVKAAIYDDFTLKIKHLLHTIPYFIACLVMIPNFFSVDNASKQLWYDNFTDVPELTFIHFMTSILLGFYLFFIYKHIIRYRKFVVENYSDADRLNKRWLTQLIFLFTLIYLIGLGRMYFRFSIYQNYEYERLVQLIMIILALLSICWILWQALHKPNLFTGVSSTIEVIDELVASQENSSDPTISVIETEKYDAIVSRLRDYMQLRKPFLDPSLSVETLAEQINLPSSELSLTINRIIGQHFFDFVNSYRINLAAEMLLTDEQQQKTVLEILYEVGFNSKSSFNTAFKKHLLMTPSQYRKLHS, from the coding sequence ATGTTTGAAAATATTGTCTTAGTGGTATTTTTTTCTTATTTATTTGTAGCCACCTATCTTTGTAGTCTCAGTTCTGGCAATCGCTTAAGTCATAAACTACTTGCAGCTTATTTACTGGTTGTAGTCATTGATTTGAGTAACATCATATTTAACGACTTTTACCAAGCATATCCCGATCTAGATATGCTCAGATATAATATTTCACTGTTTATGGGGCCTACTTTATACCTTTATGTTAAAGCAGCTATTTATGATGACTTTACATTAAAAATTAAACACTTACTGCACACCATTCCTTACTTCATAGCTTGTCTCGTGATGATACCCAATTTTTTCAGTGTAGATAATGCTTCAAAACAGCTTTGGTATGACAACTTCACTGATGTGCCTGAATTAACCTTTATTCATTTCATGACGTCTATACTACTGGGCTTTTACCTTTTTTTTATTTATAAACATATAATAAGGTATCGAAAATTTGTTGTAGAAAATTACTCTGATGCAGATAGATTAAACAAACGTTGGTTAACCCAACTGATATTTTTGTTTACTCTGATCTATCTCATAGGTTTAGGGAGAATGTATTTTAGGTTCTCTATTTACCAAAATTATGAATATGAAAGATTAGTGCAACTAATCATGATTATTTTGGCGTTATTGAGTATTTGTTGGATATTGTGGCAAGCACTGCATAAACCCAACCTATTTACCGGAGTAAGTTCAACCATAGAAGTTATTGATGAACTGGTTGCGAGCCAAGAAAACTCAAGTGATCCTACGATTAGTGTTATCGAAACTGAAAAATATGATGCGATTGTTTCAAGGTTAAGGGACTACATGCAGCTGCGCAAACCTTTTTTAGATCCCTCTTTGAGCGTAGAAACTTTGGCAGAACAAATTAATCTACCTAGCAGTGAACTTTCACTTACTATCAACAGAATCATTGGGCAACATTTTTTTGATTTCGTGAATTCTTATCGAATCAATTTAGCTGCCGAAATGCTGCTCACAGATGAGCAACAACAAAAAACGGTATTAGAGATCTTGTACGAGGTAGGGTTTAATTCAAAATCATCGTTCAATACCGCCTTTAAAAAACACCTTTTGATGACACCTTCTCAATATCGAAAATTACATTCATAA